In Peromyscus maniculatus bairdii isolate BWxNUB_F1_BW_parent chromosome 9, HU_Pman_BW_mat_3.1, whole genome shotgun sequence, one genomic interval encodes:
- the LOC102905619 gene encoding uncharacterized protein LOC102905619 isoform X2 has product MRRKHPRILGSLRNPLPHEAYHQPSSYPTSIHLIPSQPPTPRPVFQSNPLSVFYPTSFPALKNTSYFPTLIMAMPSSSCVDKLFSKRSALFEPSSCLSTLMTTSPKRTSPDSCLVSLSYQEAGSPQPDWVPGEQHPETQTGGHEVEETQALAKPDAFTPEPCSEGNPEVPK; this is encoded by the exons ATGAGAAGGAAGCACCCGAGAATTTTGGGAAGTCTACGCAATCCTCTCCCCCATGAGGCTTACCACCAGCCCTCTAGTTATCCAACCAGCATTCACCTCATCCCTTCCCAGCCACCCACTCCTCGGCCTGTTTTTCAGTCCAATCCTCTGTCTGTTTTCTACCCTACCTCTTTCCCTGCCCTGAAGAACACTTCCTACTTCCCCACCTTAATCATGGCTATGCCCAGCTCCTCCTGTGTAGACAAACTTTTCTCTAAGCGCTCTGCTCTCTTTGAACCCTCTTCCTGTTTGTCTACCCTCATGACCACCTCTCCAAAAAGAACATCACCGGATAGTTGCCTAGTCTCTCTTTCCTATCAAGAAGCTGGCTCCCCACAGCCAGACTGG GTACCAGGGGAGCAGCACCCAGAAACACAGACTGGAGGCCATGAAGTGGAAGAGACTCAAGCCCTGGCTAAGCCTGACGCCTTCACTCC GGAACCCTGCAGTGAGGGGAACCCGGAAGTTCCCAAGTAA
- the LOC102905619 gene encoding uncharacterized protein LOC102905619 isoform X1 — MRRKHPRILGSLRNPLPHEAYHQPSSYPTSIHLIPSQPPTPRPVFQSNPLSVFYPTSFPALKNTSYFPTLIMAMPSSSCVDKLFSKRSALFEPSSCLSTLMTTSPKRTSPDSCLVSLSYQEAGSPQPDWELKNSSATEPGMGGNRWDPAALVPGEQHPETQTGGHEVEETQALAKPDAFTPEPCSEGNPEVPK, encoded by the exons ATGAGAAGGAAGCACCCGAGAATTTTGGGAAGTCTACGCAATCCTCTCCCCCATGAGGCTTACCACCAGCCCTCTAGTTATCCAACCAGCATTCACCTCATCCCTTCCCAGCCACCCACTCCTCGGCCTGTTTTTCAGTCCAATCCTCTGTCTGTTTTCTACCCTACCTCTTTCCCTGCCCTGAAGAACACTTCCTACTTCCCCACCTTAATCATGGCTATGCCCAGCTCCTCCTGTGTAGACAAACTTTTCTCTAAGCGCTCTGCTCTCTTTGAACCCTCTTCCTGTTTGTCTACCCTCATGACCACCTCTCCAAAAAGAACATCACCGGATAGTTGCCTAGTCTCTCTTTCCTATCAAGAAGCTGGCTCCCCACAGCCAGACTGG GAATTGAAGAATTCTTCAGCTACAGAGCCTGGAATGGGAGGAAACAGATGGGACCCCGCAGCCTTG GTACCAGGGGAGCAGCACCCAGAAACACAGACTGGAGGCCATGAAGTGGAAGAGACTCAAGCCCTGGCTAAGCCTGACGCCTTCACTCC GGAACCCTGCAGTGAGGGGAACCCGGAAGTTCCCAAGTAA